A single region of the Cryptococcus decagattii chromosome 4, complete sequence genome encodes:
- a CDS encoding 40S ribosomal protein S0, translated as MTADKLPKALQATEDDIQLLLAAQCHLGTKNCDKSMENYVWKRRADGIHVINVGKTWEKLVLAARVLATIENPNDVCVISARPYGHRAVLKYGSFTGAQAIAGRFTPGSFTNYITRSFKEPRVIIVTDPRVDHQAIREAAYVNIPVIAFCDTDASTKFVDIAIPTNNKSRHSVGLMWYLLCREVLRLRGTVPRGPTGPSGWDVLPDLFFYRDPEEIEREAAEKAAAAAAQEGADAEAAATSAAAGVTAEYDAGNAADAVLAAQPTETALDWSDEPVAGDWAAEPAADAQGGW; from the exons ATGACTGCCGACAAGCTCCCCAAGGCTCTTCAGGCTACTGAGGACGACATCCAGCTCCTCCTTGCCGCCCAGTGCCACCTCGGTACCAAGAACTGTGACAAGTCTATGGAGAACTACGTCTGGAAGAGGCGTGCCGATG GTATCCACGTTATCAACGTCGGCAAGACCTGGGAGAAGCTCGTCCTTGCTGCCCGTGTCCTCGCTACCATCGAGAACCCCAACGACGTCTGTGTCATCTCCGCCCGACCCTACGGTCACCGTGCCGTCCTCAAGTACGGCTCCTTCACCGGTGCCCAGGCTATCGCTGGCCGATTCACCCCCGGTTCCTTCACTAACTACATCACCCGATCTTTCAAGGAGCCCCGAGTGATCATCGTCACTGACCCCAGGGTTGACCACCAGGCTATCCGAGAGGCTGCCTACGTCAACATCCC TGTCATTGCCTTCTGTGACACTGACGCTTCCACCAAGTTTGTCGACATTGCCATCCCCACCAACAACAAGTCTCGTCACTCTGTCGGTCTTATGTGGTACCTCCTCTGCCGAGAAGTCCTCCGTCTCCGAGGCACCGTTCCTCGAGGCCCTACCGGTCCTTCCGGTTGGGACGTCCTCCCcgacctcttcttctaccGTGACCCcgaggagattgagcgTGAGGCCGCCGAGAAggctgctgccgctgccgCTCAGGAGGGTGCCGACGCCGAGGCTGCCGCTACCTCTGCCGCTGCTGGTGTGACCGCCGAGTACGACGCTGGTAACGCTGCCGACGCCGTCCTCGCTGCTCAGCCTACCGAGACTG CTCTTGACTGGTCCGACGAGCCCGTTGCTGGTGACTGGGCTGCTGAGCCCGCTGCCGACGCCCAGGGCGGCTGGTAA